Proteins found in one Actinokineospora alba genomic segment:
- a CDS encoding 3-oxoacyl-ACP reductase has translation MSKRLEGRVAVVTGGASGIGLASVRRLAAEGARVVVADIDPDTGKAAAEEVDGLFVRTDVTSESDVEALFATAVTTYGSLDIAFNNAGISPPDDDSILTTGLDAWQRVQDVNLTSVYLCCKHAIGHMRAQGKGSVINTASFVAVMGAATSQISYTASKGGVLAMSRELGVQFAREGIRVNALCPGPVNTPLLQELFAKDPERAARRLVHIPMGRFAEPEEIAAAVAFLASDDSSFMTASSFLVDGGISGAYVTPL, from the coding sequence ATGAGCAAGCGTCTTGAGGGCCGGGTCGCGGTCGTCACCGGCGGGGCCAGCGGGATCGGCCTGGCGTCGGTGCGCAGGCTGGCGGCCGAAGGGGCCCGCGTGGTGGTGGCCGACATCGACCCGGACACCGGCAAGGCCGCCGCCGAGGAGGTCGACGGGCTGTTCGTCCGGACCGACGTCACCAGCGAGTCCGACGTCGAGGCGCTGTTCGCGACCGCTGTCACCACCTACGGCTCGCTCGACATCGCGTTCAACAACGCCGGCATCTCCCCGCCCGACGACGACTCGATCCTCACCACCGGCCTCGACGCCTGGCAGCGGGTGCAGGACGTCAACCTGACGTCGGTGTACCTGTGCTGCAAGCACGCGATCGGGCACATGCGCGCGCAGGGCAAGGGGTCGGTCATCAACACCGCGTCGTTCGTCGCGGTGATGGGCGCGGCCACCTCGCAGATCTCCTACACCGCGTCCAAGGGCGGGGTGCTGGCGATGAGCCGGGAGTTGGGTGTGCAGTTCGCCCGCGAGGGGATCCGGGTCAACGCTCTGTGTCCGGGTCCGGTGAACACGCCGCTGCTGCAGGAGCTGTTCGCCAAGGACCCGGAGCGCGCGGCCCGGCGGCTCGTGCACATCCCGATGGGCCGCTTCGCCGAGCCCGAGGAGATCGCCGCCGCCGTGGCTTTCCTGGCCAGCGACGACTCGTCGTTCATGACCGCGTCGTCGTTCCTGGTCGACGGCGGTATCTCCGGCGCCTATGTCACTCCCCTCTGA
- a CDS encoding FadR/GntR family transcriptional regulator, protein MSLPSEDRLSDALLRPVRTGNAFEETMERMLQAIRLGVIGPGGRLPPERELSARLRVSRVTLREALRVLHESGYVESRRGRYGGTFVSAVLPAKAPADPPAGVAAELEDALTLRWALETGAAEAAAGRALSGADRRDLCARLDDCATAGLGEYRRKDSRLHLAVAEAAASPSLTSAVADARTRLNALLDTIPLITPNIEHSEHQHRAIIDAILRGDPPGARAAMAEHLEGTASLLRGFLS, encoded by the coding sequence ATGTCACTCCCCTCTGAGGACCGCCTCTCCGACGCGCTGCTGCGGCCGGTCCGCACGGGCAACGCGTTCGAGGAGACGATGGAGCGGATGCTGCAGGCCATCCGCCTGGGCGTCATCGGCCCGGGCGGACGGCTGCCGCCCGAACGCGAGCTGTCCGCCCGACTGCGCGTGAGCCGCGTGACCCTGCGCGAGGCGCTTCGGGTGCTGCACGAATCGGGCTACGTCGAAAGCAGGCGGGGACGGTACGGCGGCACGTTCGTCAGCGCGGTGCTGCCCGCGAAGGCCCCGGCCGACCCGCCCGCCGGGGTCGCCGCCGAACTGGAGGACGCGCTCACCTTGCGCTGGGCCCTGGAGACCGGCGCCGCCGAAGCGGCCGCGGGCCGGGCGCTCAGCGGTGCGGACCGCCGCGACCTGTGCGCCCGCCTCGACGACTGCGCGACGGCCGGACTGGGGGAGTACCGGCGCAAGGACTCCCGGCTGCACCTGGCCGTCGCCGAGGCGGCCGCGTCACCGTCGCTGACCTCGGCGGTCGCCGACGCGCGCACCCGACTCAACGCCCTGCTCGACACGATCCCGCTGATCACGCCCAACATCGAGCACTCGGAACACCAACACCGAGCCATCATCGACGCCATCCTGCGTGGTGATCCCCCGGGCGCCAGGGCGGCGATGGCCGAACACCTGGAGGGCACCGCGTCGCTGCTGCGGGGCTTCCTGTCCTGA